Below is a window of Streptomyces sp. WMMB303 DNA.
TTCGACCAGTTGATCGTGGACGAGGCACAGGACCTGATGAACGTCGACTCCCTTCTCGGCACCCTGGATCCTCTGCTCTCGGGAGGCCTCTCCGAGGGACGCTGGCTCTTCATGCTGGACCAGAACAACCAGGTGCTGAACCTGGACGCCTACGATCCCGACACCTGGAAATGGCTGTCCGACCTCGGCTGCGTCGTGGGTCCTCTGCGGCGCAACTGCCGCAACACCCATCAGATCGTCGATCAGGTCCGCTCCTACACCGGTGCCGACCTGGGCGTCGCGTCGGCGGGCGAGGGCGAGAAGGTGCGCTTCCCCGCCGTGCAGGACGTCCGGGACGAGGCGGCCGCTCTCGACGCCTACATCGACGGCCTCGTGGCCGAAGGCGTCTCCCCGGAGGAGATCACGCTGCTGTCCGTCTCCGGCGACTGGGAGACCAGCTCCGCACGGCTCTCCGGACGTGCCTCCAGGATCCAGCGATTCACCGATGTCGTCGGGACAGACAACCGGAAGCGACGGCCCCTCTGGTCCTCGGTGTCGGACTTCAAGGGCCACGAGAACCACATCGTCTGTCTGATCGACCTCGAACCCGCCCACCTCGAAGGCCGACTCGACGCGATCTATGTCGCCTGGACCAGAGCGCGCTCACAACTGTGGATCGCCTGCCGGCCCGGTACCCGGGAGCTGCTGAAACAGCTGGGCATCGCGGTGCTGAGGCGGGAGGCACAGACCGCATGAGCGACCTGGGCGAGAAGGCCGAGCTCCTCTCCGATCACCGCGACGCGTTCGTGAGTTATCTGCGTGAGCAATTGGTGGGGCCCGCCGGCCGCGAGGACGAGATCCTGGTCGATCCCCCTGACCGCCGCTATCTGATGGGCACCCTCTATCCCCGCGGCGCCTCGCTGCAGGCGCACTCGCAGGCGGAGGGCGAGGAGGACTTTCACGAGGCCGCCGCCGGAAGCGAGGAGGAGGACACCTTCGCGGACGACCCGGTGGCCGAGGCGAACGCATGGTTGCCGTCGTCTCTCGGCTTCTCCTTCTTCACCGATGCCCATGAGATCGAAGTGAGGTGCGAGGCCTCGCGTTATCTCACTCACCGCGAGGGCGGGCGACGCAGTTGGCACAGGCAGCCGCGGCTCTTCTCGCACACGACCGTCGAGAAGGACGACCCGAGCCCGATGCACGTGCTGGAGGGGCACGGTCGGCTGCACGTCCGGTGGCGTCCCTATGCTGCGGGACATCTCGTGACGTGTGTACTGGCGAACGCCCACAACGAGGAGGAGAGCACCTACAAGGACCGCGATCTGATGCTCTTCCAGGCCGGGTTGACGGTCACGACGGTCGGCGGGGAGGTACTCGAGTATCCGAGTACCCGTCTCACCAGTCGTGACGAGGAGGAGCAGGAGCTCCGCGTCCAGTACCGGCACGTCGTGACCCGGGCCGTGGGGCACGGATGCGCCGTCGAGTGGGACGACGGGGACGACGATGTGCCCTCACCGGTCACCTCGGTCCGGGCCCAGGTCATGCCCCGGCAGGTGGTCGCGCACATCAAGCCGGACGGCCCCCGCGACCTCCCCGTGCTACGGCTCGCCCACCTCTCGCGAACGGATCGCTCGCCGGACGCTCTCCGAGCGGAGCTGCACTCGTTCGTCGAGGACTACCGCGGCTGGCTCGACGCCCAGCGCAGAGAGGCCGAATCCCTCAAACCGTGGGCCGCCGCCCCCGCCGCACGGATCCTCGACCGCATCGCGCGCGCGGTCGAACGCGTCTCGTCCGGGGTCGACGCCCTCACCGCGTCGACCCCGGCGGGAGCCCAGGCCCGTGAAGCCTTTCGCCTGGCAAACCGCGCGATGGCGCTCCAGATGCTGCACAGTCGTCCGGAACTGGCGGGCAGCCGACGGACCAGGAAGAGCGACCTCGTCGAGCTGACGGAACCGCCCGAGGACTACGCGTGGCATCCCTTCCAGCTCGCGTACTTCCTGCTCGTGGTCGAGGGCCTGATGAACCCGAACCACGAGGACCGGGAGACGGTCGATCTCATCTGGTTTCCGACCGGTGGCGGCAAGACGGAGGCGTATCTCCTCACCGCGTGCTTCGAGATCCTCTGGCGTCGGCTGCGGTTCGGTGCGGCAGGCGGCGGCACCGCCGTACTGAGTCGCTACACGCTGAGTCTGCTCACCACGCAGCAGTTCCAGCGGACGGCCACCGCCGTCTGCGCGCTGGAGTACATCAGGCTGGGATTCGACGGAGCGCTCCCGCACGACCTGGGAGAGGAGCCCATCTCCGTGGGGCTCTGGGTCGGTCAGCAGACGACGCCGAACCGGATCGCCGACGCACAGGACGAGCTCTCCGCACTGAAGCAGTTGAACTCTCCCGACGACCGCTTCCTGTTGGAGCGTTGCCCCTGGTGCGGAACGGAGATCGTGCCGGAACGCCGGGCAGTCGAGAAGGATTTCGGCATCGTGGCCGATGGCGTCACCACAGGCTTCTTCTGCACTCGCTCCACCTGTGTGTTCCACGAACGGCTGCCTGTGTCCGTCGTGGACGAGGAGATCTACCGCGAGCCGCCCACATTCGTGCTGGGCACGGTGGACAAGTTCGCCCGGCTGGCCTGGGAACCGGAGGCCGGATCCCTCTTCGGACGCAGAGACGGCAAGCGGCCGCCCTCACTCGTGATCCAGGACGAGCTGCACCTGCTGGCCGGCCCACTGGGGACGACCGTCGGACTGTACGAATCGGCGATTCTCGAACTGTGCACCCGCGACGGCTCCGCTCCCAAGGTCATCGCGTCGACGGCGACCATCCGCCGTTCGCATGACCAGGTCCGCGGCCTCTACGGACGTCCGACCCAGCTCTTCCCCCCGGCCGGCATCAAGGCCGGCGAGTCCTTCTTCGCCACACCCGACACGCACAGGCCGGGCAGACTGTACGTCGGTGTCATGGCGCAAGGCCACACTGCCTCGACATCGACGGTCCATGTGGGGGCAGCGGCCCTGCAGGCCCCGAAGGAGGTCGGCGACAGCGACACCACGCGCGACGCCTACTGGACCACGGTGGCCTACCACAACAGCCTCCGGGAGCTGGGGCGGACGGTCACGATCGCCCGCGACGACATCCCGGCCCGTCTCGATCACCTGACGAAGGACGACTCCCGACGACGCAAGCTGGACGACGACTCGGTGGTCGAGCTGACCAGCAACATCGCACGGGCCGAACAGCCTCGGCTCCTCGAGCGTCTCGGCAAGAGCTTCAAGGAACGCGGCAGCATCTCGTTCCTCGCCACGACCAACATGCTCTCCGTCGGCGTCGACGTCCCCCGACTCGGCCTCATGCTCATGAACGGCCAGCCCAAGACGACCTCGGAGTACATCCAGGCGACCAGTCGCGTCGGTCGTCGGCACGTCCCCGGACTGATCGTCACGCTCTTCCGCTCCACCAAACCGCGGGACAGATCTCACTACGAATCGTTCGGTGTGTACCACAGCTCCCTCTACCGGCACGTCGAACCGACCAGCATCACTCCGTGGTCCATGCCCTCGCGCAACCGGGCCCTGCACGCGGTGCTCACCATCCTCGTCCGGCACGGGATCAAGGGCCTCAATTCCGAGAACCGAGCCGGCGAGATCCTCGACCACCTGGACGAGGTCCACGCGATACGCGATCTGGTGGTGGACCATGTGCGCCGCGCCGATCCAGACGAGGTCGGTGCCGCGACCGAACAGCTGGACAGACTGATCGAGGAATGGCAGCAGCAGGCCGAGATCGCGCGCGGAGACGGAACACGTCTCTACTACCGGCCCCAGGGGCGGTCGTACGAAGCACTGCTCACCGACTTCGGCAAGCAGGACGGTCTGTGGGAGACGCCCCAGTCGATGCGCAACGTCGACCGTGAATGCCTTCTCGTCGTGAGAGGAATGTGACCGATGAAGGACGTCCGGCACAAAGTCCGCAGGTCACAGACCATCGTTCCGTTCGGTGTCGGCGGGATCATCGACCTGCGTGGTGAATCGTTCGTCGCCGAGGACACACTGGGGTGGGCAGCCTCGGCCGAAGCGGTGGAAGCACCCCGTCTCGTCGCCAAGCTGGGCGTTCACGGTCTCCGCGCGGCCCCGGCCGTACCGTCCGGCAAGGCTGCGCATACGACGCGCTCGGGGCCGTTGTACGTACGCTTTCCCAAGTGGTTGTTCTGCCCTCAGTGCAGGAACATGCTGCGGTGGCGTCCGGATTATGAGGTCCGGAACAGACAACCGACATGCCGGCAGTGCGCCGGAAAAGTGCAGTTGGCACCGATGCGTTTCATCCAGGTGTGCCGGGCCGGCCACATGGCCGACATCGACTGGCGCCGATGGGCCCATTCCCGGAGCGACGACCACGCTCAGCGCCAGTGCCAGGTCAGCCGCCTCCGATTCGTCGCGACTCCGGACTCGTCCGGTCTGGAGGCCCTGCGGGTGCGCTGCGCCGTCTGCCGGGCCAGTCGCAGTCTGGCGGGGCTCAGCCGGCAGAACATCCTCGGCAAGTCCGGGTTCAGGTGCCCCGGCACCCATCCGTGGGAGTCGGAGTCCGACGAGGCGGAAGCCTGTGAGGAAACACCGCAGGCCGTGCAACGCGGAGCCTCGAACGTCTACTTTCCGATCACGCACTCGGCGATCGACATTCCCGCGCCCTCGGGATTCTCCGTGGACGACGAGGCGGCCCAGGCCGTCATCAATGACAAGCACTGGACGATGCTCATGAGCGCCGACAACGGTCCCATGGCCCCCGCCTACCGCACCCTGATCGCCATCTCCTGCGGCGTCGACGAAGACTTCGTCGAATCGCTGGAGCGTCGCCATGCCGCCGAGACCGCCTCGGTGCCGTTCATGGGGGATGCCGACGACGACCTCAGCATCGCCGAGTGGGCCGCGTTCTCCGAACCCGAGTCCGCCGTCGACTCGGAGACGTTCTCGGTACGTCGGACCAGCCTCGAGGTGCATGACGGGGATCCGGTCTCGATGAGAGAGCTGGCTGCGCGGCTCTCGACAGTCGTCGTCGCCCATCGGATTCGCGAGGTCCGGGCGCTCGAAGGATTTTCCCGGTACGAACCGAGTTCCGTCGAGGGTGAGGCGGGCGAGGGCGGGCGAGTCGTATCCGTCAACACCCGTGCGCGGGCCCAGTGGCTGCCGGCTGTCGAGACCTACGGCGAAGGGATCTTCATCGCCGTCGACGAGGAACGGCTCAGGTCGTGGGAGCGCATTCCCTCGGTCCATGACCGAACACTGTCGATCGCGAGGAATCTCGAAGCGTCCTTCAAGGTTGACTGGCTCAGAGGGAAGACCGGGCCGGCTCTGCTGCCTCGCTTCGTCATGCTGCACACGCTGGCGCACCAGTTCATTCGTCAACTCTCCTATGACAGCGGCTACAACGCAGCTTCGCTCCGCGAGCGCGTCTACGCGAGAAGCCACACCCCGGGGAGCGGCCATCCTCCCCAGGCAGGGGTGTTCATCTACACGGCCGCCGGAGACACCGAAGGAACGCTGGGCGGACTCGTCCGTCAGGGACAGCCCCCGAACCTGGTCGAGACATTGATCCGGCTGCTCGAGTCTGCGCAA
It encodes the following:
- a CDS encoding helicase-related protein, translated to MSDLGEKAELLSDHRDAFVSYLREQLVGPAGREDEILVDPPDRRYLMGTLYPRGASLQAHSQAEGEEDFHEAAAGSEEEDTFADDPVAEANAWLPSSLGFSFFTDAHEIEVRCEASRYLTHREGGRRSWHRQPRLFSHTTVEKDDPSPMHVLEGHGRLHVRWRPYAAGHLVTCVLANAHNEEESTYKDRDLMLFQAGLTVTTVGGEVLEYPSTRLTSRDEEEQELRVQYRHVVTRAVGHGCAVEWDDGDDDVPSPVTSVRAQVMPRQVVAHIKPDGPRDLPVLRLAHLSRTDRSPDALRAELHSFVEDYRGWLDAQRREAESLKPWAAAPAARILDRIARAVERVSSGVDALTASTPAGAQAREAFRLANRAMALQMLHSRPELAGSRRTRKSDLVELTEPPEDYAWHPFQLAYFLLVVEGLMNPNHEDRETVDLIWFPTGGGKTEAYLLTACFEILWRRLRFGAAGGGTAVLSRYTLSLLTTQQFQRTATAVCALEYIRLGFDGALPHDLGEEPISVGLWVGQQTTPNRIADAQDELSALKQLNSPDDRFLLERCPWCGTEIVPERRAVEKDFGIVADGVTTGFFCTRSTCVFHERLPVSVVDEEIYREPPTFVLGTVDKFARLAWEPEAGSLFGRRDGKRPPSLVIQDELHLLAGPLGTTVGLYESAILELCTRDGSAPKVIASTATIRRSHDQVRGLYGRPTQLFPPAGIKAGESFFATPDTHRPGRLYVGVMAQGHTASTSTVHVGAAALQAPKEVGDSDTTRDAYWTTVAYHNSLRELGRTVTIARDDIPARLDHLTKDDSRRRKLDDDSVVELTSNIARAEQPRLLERLGKSFKERGSISFLATTNMLSVGVDVPRLGLMLMNGQPKTTSEYIQATSRVGRRHVPGLIVTLFRSTKPRDRSHYESFGVYHSSLYRHVEPTSITPWSMPSRNRALHAVLTILVRHGIKGLNSENRAGEILDHLDEVHAIRDLVVDHVRRADPDEVGAATEQLDRLIEEWQQQAEIARGDGTRLYYRPQGRSYEALLTDFGKQDGLWETPQSMRNVDRECLLVVRGM
- a CDS encoding DUF1998 domain-containing protein is translated as MKDVRHKVRRSQTIVPFGVGGIIDLRGESFVAEDTLGWAASAEAVEAPRLVAKLGVHGLRAAPAVPSGKAAHTTRSGPLYVRFPKWLFCPQCRNMLRWRPDYEVRNRQPTCRQCAGKVQLAPMRFIQVCRAGHMADIDWRRWAHSRSDDHAQRQCQVSRLRFVATPDSSGLEALRVRCAVCRASRSLAGLSRQNILGKSGFRCPGTHPWESESDEAEACEETPQAVQRGASNVYFPITHSAIDIPAPSGFSVDDEAAQAVINDKHWTMLMSADNGPMAPAYRTLIAISCGVDEDFVESLERRHAAETASVPFMGDADDDLSIAEWAAFSEPESAVDSETFSVRRTSLEVHDGDPVSMRELAARLSTVVVAHRIREVRALEGFSRYEPSSVEGEAGEGGRVVSVNTRARAQWLPAVETYGEGIFIAVDEERLRSWERIPSVHDRTLSIARNLEASFKVDWLRGKTGPALLPRFVMLHTLAHQFIRQLSYDSGYNAASLRERVYARSHTPGSGHPPQAGVFIYTAAGDTEGTLGGLVRQGQPPNLVETLIRLLESAQWCSQDPLCADSTGRSLANLNRAACHACTLLPETSCEIDNSLLDRTLLIGDGTVPGFFGDVVRAALEESAEAVDQS